A genomic region of Streptococcus suis contains the following coding sequences:
- the ftsA gene encoding cell division protein FtsA, with product MARNGFFTGLDIGTSSVKVLVAEYIDNEMNVIGVSNVKSAGVKDGIIVNIEVAAGAIKKAIEQAEEKSGIRIEKVNVGLPANLLQIEPTQGMIPVTTDSQEITDLDVENVVKSALTKSMTPEREVISFIPEEFTVDGFQGIKDPRGMMGIRLEMRGMLYTGPRTILHNLRKTVERAGVQVENIVISPLALTRSVLNEGEREFGATVIDLGGGQTTVAVMRGQELQYTNIYQEGGDYITNDISKVLTTSKSIAENLKYNYGIAYPQDASDKEKFTVEVIGENAPVEVTERYLSEVIAARLRQIFDRVKQDLERTRALDLPGGIVLVGGGAILPGITELAQEVFGVNTKLFVPNQIGIRNPAFASVISFVEYVGELEDVENIAQHAVNGETTLRHKPVEIPVARPRISQPIQREIVNELNTVDQVEEQVAPTYHDEEEEVRPAAKGNITDRIRGLFGSMFE from the coding sequence ATGGCTAGAAACGGCTTTTTTACGGGATTAGATATTGGTACAAGCTCCGTTAAAGTCTTGGTTGCAGAATATATTGATAACGAAATGAATGTGATTGGGGTCAGCAATGTAAAAAGTGCTGGCGTCAAAGATGGAATTATTGTAAATATTGAGGTGGCTGCTGGAGCGATTAAAAAAGCAATCGAGCAGGCAGAAGAAAAGTCAGGTATCCGCATTGAAAAGGTAAATGTTGGATTACCTGCCAACCTTCTTCAGATTGAACCGACTCAAGGGATGATTCCTGTTACAACAGACTCACAAGAAATTACAGACTTGGATGTTGAGAATGTTGTAAAATCAGCATTGACAAAGAGTATGACTCCGGAACGCGAAGTGATTTCATTTATTCCAGAAGAGTTCACTGTCGATGGATTCCAAGGCATTAAGGACCCTCGTGGAATGATGGGAATTCGCTTGGAAATGCGTGGTATGCTGTACACAGGACCACGTACCATTCTTCACAATCTTCGTAAAACGGTGGAGCGTGCAGGTGTCCAAGTTGAAAATATTGTAATTTCTCCGTTGGCACTAACTCGCTCTGTATTGAATGAAGGTGAACGTGAGTTTGGTGCGACTGTCATTGATCTTGGTGGTGGTCAAACGACTGTGGCTGTTATGCGTGGCCAAGAGTTGCAATACACAAACATCTACCAAGAAGGTGGAGATTATATCACAAACGATATTTCAAAAGTATTGACAACATCAAAGAGTATTGCTGAAAACTTGAAATACAACTACGGCATTGCCTATCCGCAAGATGCAAGTGATAAGGAAAAGTTCACTGTCGAAGTGATTGGAGAAAACGCTCCAGTTGAAGTGACCGAGCGCTACCTTTCAGAAGTGATTGCGGCACGTTTGCGTCAGATTTTTGACCGTGTGAAACAAGATTTGGAGCGTACACGTGCTCTAGATTTACCAGGAGGCATTGTTCTTGTAGGTGGTGGTGCTATCTTACCAGGAATTACAGAATTGGCCCAAGAAGTGTTTGGTGTTAACACTAAACTTTTTGTTCCAAATCAAATTGGTATCCGCAATCCAGCATTTGCAAGTGTGATTAGCTTTGTTGAGTATGTTGGTGAGTTAGAAGATGTTGAAAATATTGCCCAACATGCAGTAAATGGCGAGACTACCTTGAGACATAAGCCAGTTGAAATTCCTGTTGCTCGTCCTCGAATTAGTCAGCCAATTCAAAGAGAAATCGTGAACGAATTGAACACAGTCGATCAGGTAGAGGAACAAGTTGCTCCTACTTACCATGATGAAGAAGAAGAAGTTCGTCCAGCTGCTAAGGGAAACATCACAGATCGCATTCGTGGTTTGTTTGGCAGCATGTTTGAATAA
- the ftsZ gene encoding cell division protein FtsZ, giving the protein MAFSFEAAASHGAVIKVIGVGGGGGNAINRMIEEGVAGVEFIAANTDVQALSSSKAETVIQLGPKLTRGLGAGGQPEVGRKAAEESEEALTNVLTGADMVFITAGMGGGSGTGAAPVIARIAKNLGALTVAVVTRPFGFEGNKRGNFAIEGIEGLREQVDTLLIISNNNLLEIVDKKTPLLEALSEADNVLRQGVQGITDLITNPGLINLDFADVKTVMENKGNALMGIGIGTGEDRVIEAARKAIYSPLLETTIDGAEDVIVNVTGGYDMTLTEAEDASEIVNQAAGQGVNIWLGTSIDETMKDEIRVTVVATGVRQDTADKPVRHRTEAVSPRPSQRFDHSVASAPTRGAVQQTEAPKASAFGEWDLRRENLIRPTDAEPTSTVSVEKFTMDQDEDELDTPPFFRNR; this is encoded by the coding sequence ATGGCATTTTCATTTGAAGCAGCAGCTAGTCATGGTGCTGTCATTAAAGTAATCGGTGTCGGCGGTGGTGGCGGAAACGCGATTAACCGTATGATTGAAGAAGGTGTTGCTGGGGTTGAGTTCATTGCAGCAAACACAGATGTACAAGCGCTAAGTAGCTCTAAAGCTGAAACAGTTATCCAACTAGGTCCTAAATTGACTCGTGGTTTGGGTGCTGGAGGTCAACCTGAGGTTGGTCGTAAAGCTGCTGAGGAAAGCGAAGAAGCATTGACTAATGTATTAACTGGTGCAGATATGGTCTTCATCACTGCTGGTATGGGCGGTGGTTCAGGGACTGGTGCGGCTCCTGTTATTGCACGTATTGCAAAAAACTTGGGTGCGTTGACTGTCGCAGTTGTGACTCGTCCGTTTGGTTTTGAAGGAAATAAACGTGGAAACTTTGCGATTGAGGGAATTGAAGGTCTTCGCGAACAAGTAGATACACTTTTAATTATTTCAAACAACAACCTTCTTGAAATTGTTGATAAGAAAACACCGCTTTTAGAAGCACTAAGCGAAGCTGATAATGTTCTTCGTCAAGGTGTTCAAGGAATTACAGACTTGATTACAAATCCTGGTTTGATTAACTTGGACTTTGCAGATGTGAAGACAGTTATGGAGAACAAAGGAAACGCCTTGATGGGTATCGGTATCGGTACTGGTGAGGACCGAGTGATTGAGGCGGCTCGTAAAGCGATTTATTCTCCTCTTCTTGAAACAACAATTGATGGTGCAGAGGATGTCATTGTCAATGTTACAGGTGGTTATGACATGACTCTGACAGAAGCAGAAGATGCTTCAGAAATCGTTAATCAGGCTGCGGGTCAAGGTGTTAACATTTGGTTGGGGACATCTATTGATGAAACAATGAAAGATGAGATTCGTGTGACTGTTGTGGCTACAGGTGTTCGTCAAGATACTGCTGATAAACCAGTCCGCCATCGCACGGAAGCTGTTTCACCACGCCCTTCTCAACGCTTTGATCATTCAGTAGCGTCAGCACCAACTCGTGGAGCTGTACAACAAACTGAAGCGCCGAAAGCTTCTGCCTTCGGAGAGTGGGATTTGCGTCGTGAAAACTTGATTCGTCCAACTGACGCAGAACCAACATCTACTGTTTCCGTCGAAAAATTTACAATGGATCAAGATGAGGATGAATTGGATACACCACCATTCTTCCGTAATCGCTAA
- a CDS encoding YggS family pyridoxal phosphate-dependent enzyme: MNFQKNKDAIFSAVAKAAEKAGRPSESVKVIAVTKYVDSSIANQLVNTGITHIGENRVNQFLEKYNALADKQLTWHLIGTLQRRKVKDIIPFVDYFHALDSVKLAQEIDKRATKIVKCFLQVNVSGEESKHGFAVSEIDAALAEISLLENIELVGLMTMAPIDATDDELDEIFSKMQEIQEELATRNLPRMPFTELSMGMSGDFERAIAHGATYVRIGSAFFE, translated from the coding sequence ATGAATTTTCAAAAGAATAAGGATGCTATCTTTTCAGCAGTTGCAAAAGCTGCTGAGAAGGCAGGTCGTCCGAGTGAATCAGTAAAGGTAATAGCTGTCACCAAATATGTTGACAGCTCTATTGCTAATCAGCTAGTGAATACTGGAATTACTCATATTGGAGAAAATCGAGTCAATCAGTTCTTAGAAAAGTATAATGCCCTAGCAGACAAACAATTGACATGGCATTTGATAGGGACTTTACAGAGAAGAAAGGTCAAGGACATTATTCCATTTGTTGATTATTTCCACGCCCTAGACTCTGTCAAACTAGCTCAGGAAATAGATAAACGTGCGACTAAAATAGTCAAGTGTTTCCTCCAAGTCAACGTTTCCGGTGAGGAGAGTAAGCATGGCTTTGCAGTATCTGAGATTGATGCGGCACTTGCTGAAATTAGTTTATTGGAGAACATTGAACTTGTTGGATTGATGACGATGGCACCGATTGATGCTACAGATGATGAATTAGACGAGATTTTTTCTAAAATGCAGGAAATCCAAGAAGAACTAGCTACAAGGAACTTGCCACGTATGCCCTTTACAGAGTTAAGTATGGGAATGAGTGGGGACTTTGAACGCGCCATTGCTCACGGAGCTACATATGTGAGAATTGGCTCAGCATTCTTTGAATAA
- a CDS encoding cell division protein SepF — protein sequence MALKDTFKNLFNYFEVDEVNEVEEQADAYSMPNDRPKMRVANTTTAAPVREQQPKVETRREARSESQLQRLHERQQELMTNNNEKEIVKTTIDIKFPKRYEDAPEMVNLLLDNASILIDFQYMSEQQARRCLDYLDGARSVLSGNLKKVSNTMWLLTPVNVTVNIEELRNAGTTTGAADSNFDFDIKR from the coding sequence ATGGCATTAAAAGATACATTTAAGAACTTATTTAATTACTTTGAAGTTGACGAAGTCAATGAAGTTGAAGAACAGGCAGATGCCTATTCAATGCCTAATGATCGTCCTAAAATGCGTGTTGCCAATACTACTACAGCTGCACCTGTGCGCGAACAGCAGCCAAAAGTAGAGACGCGTCGGGAAGCACGTTCAGAAAGTCAACTTCAACGCCTACATGAAAGGCAGCAAGAATTGATGACTAATAATAACGAAAAAGAGATTGTCAAAACTACAATTGATATTAAGTTTCCAAAACGTTATGAAGATGCACCAGAGATGGTAAATCTTTTACTAGACAATGCGAGTATTCTCATTGATTTTCAATATATGTCGGAGCAACAAGCAAGACGTTGCCTAGACTACTTGGATGGTGCTCGTTCAGTATTATCTGGAAATTTGAAAAAGGTCTCAAATACCATGTGGCTGTTAACTCCAGTAAATGTCACTGTCAATATTGAAGAATTGCGCAATGCTGGTACAACTACTGGTGCGGCTGATTCAAATTTTGACTTTGATATAAAACGGTAA
- a CDS encoding YggT family protein translates to MQILIFLLLKIVEMYSYLLLAYALLSWFPSLYTSSIGRLIQWLVAPILKPFRRFNLQFMGLDWTVMAAMIALNMGTRFLVQLLLLLA, encoded by the coding sequence ATGCAAATTTTGATTTTTTTACTATTAAAAATTGTAGAAATGTATTCCTATCTCTTATTGGCATACGCTTTGCTAAGTTGGTTTCCTAGCCTATACACAAGCTCGATTGGACGTTTGATTCAATGGCTGGTGGCACCCATTTTAAAACCCTTTAGGCGATTTAATCTGCAATTTATGGGGTTGGATTGGACTGTAATGGCAGCCATGATTGCGCTTAATATGGGAACTCGCTTCTTGGTTCAATTATTGCTACTGTTAGCATAG
- a CDS encoding RNA-binding protein has product MKNDKNLLQHFSREEREFVEKIMDMCQQVEDTYSYRLTHFLHPRQDEIVCKIANYYQLQTFSSRDFVSTEHSRVIIAPAYYELDIKDFELTALHLSYARKFHTLSHSQVLGTFLNQLGIKREYLGDILIDDERLIVFIDQKFGQIALQSITKIARVPIKGKEEEWTTVRLPIGQEWRSKDVLVSSMRLDKVISVAFNLSRATANKLIEAGHVKLDYVLTEQTSKLVEIGQLISVRRYGRVRLNEFLGFSKQGKIKLKLDIVKT; this is encoded by the coding sequence ATGAAAAATGACAAAAACTTATTGCAACATTTTTCTAGGGAAGAAAGAGAGTTTGTAGAGAAAATAATGGATATGTGTCAGCAAGTTGAAGATACGTATTCATATAGATTAACTCACTTTTTACATCCTAGACAAGATGAAATTGTATGCAAAATTGCTAACTACTACCAGTTACAAACGTTTTCTAGTCGGGACTTTGTTTCGACTGAACATTCGCGGGTTATTATTGCCCCGGCTTATTATGAGTTGGACATCAAGGACTTTGAGTTAACCGCTCTTCATTTGTCCTATGCTAGAAAATTTCATACCTTATCCCATTCACAAGTTCTTGGAACTTTTCTCAATCAACTAGGGATTAAAAGGGAGTATTTGGGTGATATTTTGATTGATGATGAACGATTGATTGTCTTTATCGATCAGAAATTTGGGCAGATTGCCTTACAGTCTATCACCAAAATTGCTCGTGTCCCTATTAAGGGAAAGGAAGAAGAATGGACGACTGTTCGACTACCGATTGGACAGGAATGGCGTTCAAAGGATGTGTTGGTTTCTAGTATGAGATTGGATAAAGTGATTTCGGTCGCATTTAATCTTTCAAGGGCAACTGCAAATAAGTTGATTGAGGCTGGACATGTGAAGTTGGATTATGTTCTGACAGAACAAACCAGTAAATTAGTTGAAATAGGGCAATTAATTAGTGTTAGGAGATATGGTAGAGTTCGCCTAAATGAATTTTTAGGTTTTTCTAAGCAAGGGAAGATAAAATTAAAGTTAGACATTGTTAAAACTTAG
- a CDS encoding DivIVA domain-containing protein — MALTALELKDKTFATKFRGYDADEVDDFLDIVTRDYEDLIRKNHDQELELKNLRERLAYFDEMKESLSKSVLLAQDTAEKVKVAAEDQAANIIKQADYDAATLLHEAKDKANEILRNATDNAKKVVIETEELKNKTRIFHQRLKSTVESQLSLVNSSEWEEILRPTASYIQTSDEAFRDVLHKALDEELPVEEESLDYTRQLTPEEIAELTRQAAAFESGESVEISTEE, encoded by the coding sequence ATGGCACTTACAGCATTAGAATTAAAAGATAAAACCTTTGCTACAAAATTTAGAGGATACGACGCAGATGAAGTTGATGACTTTTTGGACATTGTAACGCGTGATTATGAGGATTTAATTCGTAAAAACCATGACCAAGAGTTAGAATTGAAAAATTTGCGGGAACGTTTGGCTTATTTTGATGAGATGAAAGAATCATTGAGTAAATCAGTTCTTTTAGCTCAAGATACAGCTGAGAAAGTAAAGGTTGCGGCCGAAGATCAAGCGGCAAATATTATTAAACAAGCTGACTATGATGCGGCAACATTGTTACATGAAGCTAAAGATAAGGCAAATGAAATTCTTCGTAATGCGACTGACAATGCGAAAAAAGTTGTCATTGAGACTGAAGAATTAAAAAACAAGACACGTATTTTCCATCAGCGTCTGAAATCAACAGTAGAAAGCCAATTATCATTGGTTAATTCATCTGAATGGGAGGAGATCCTTCGCCCAACAGCAAGTTACATTCAAACAAGTGATGAGGCTTTCCGTGATGTTCTTCATAAGGCTTTGGATGAAGAATTACCTGTTGAAGAAGAAAGTTTGGATTATACACGTCAATTGACACCAGAAGAAATTGCAGAATTAACTCGTCAGGCAGCAGCTTTTGAGAGTGGAGAGTCTGTAGAAATTTCAACAGAAGAATAA
- a CDS encoding GNAT family N-acetyltransferase, with translation MIRLELVNKDNFEAVLQVQLAPEDQRRVASVEYSLAQAWLYKDSGMILPYAVLSGGKVVGFAMLSIEPKDNSYYLWRLLIDKDFQNRGYGKEAIQQMIGKAKADPLCHKISINYVIGNHKMRYILEKLGFQSVGLEGQEMKMELIIR, from the coding sequence ATGATACGATTAGAATTAGTAAACAAGGACAACTTTGAAGCAGTGTTACAAGTTCAACTTGCACCTGAGGACCAGCGCCGAGTGGCATCGGTTGAATATTCTTTAGCCCAGGCTTGGCTATATAAAGATTCGGGAATGATTCTACCATATGCTGTGCTATCTGGCGGAAAAGTTGTCGGTTTTGCAATGTTATCTATTGAACCCAAAGATAATAGTTATTATTTATGGCGCTTGTTAATTGATAAGGATTTTCAAAATCGTGGATACGGAAAGGAAGCCATCCAGCAAATGATTGGAAAGGCGAAGGCGGATCCGCTTTGTCATAAAATTTCTATAAATTATGTTATTGGCAATCATAAAATGAGGTACATTTTAGAAAAACTTGGTTTTCAATCCGTTGGTTTAGAAGGCCAAGAAATGAAAATGGAATTAATTATAAGATAA